Proteins encoded within one genomic window of Chloroflexota bacterium:
- a CDS encoding WecB/TagA/CpsF family glycosyltransferase gives MTTPPRVNVLGVGISAINMEQALAIIDDWIARRDPHYVCVSTVHGVMECQRDEAVRRALNSSGLTTPDGMPLVWIARLRGFRHVRRVYGPDLMLAVCERSVAKGYRHYLYGGQPGVAEALKSRLEQRFHGVQVVGVDCPPFEPLTPEEDRKAVERINAAQPDIVWVGMSTPKQDLWAAEHVGRIHAPVIIAVGAAFDFVSGRKRQAPRWMRNSGLEWLFRLIQEPRRLWRRYLIYNPLFVFRLAGQWLGLRKYTLD, from the coding sequence ATGACTACGCCGCCTCGGGTCAACGTTCTGGGCGTGGGCATCAGCGCCATCAACATGGAGCAGGCTCTCGCCATCATAGACGACTGGATTGCCCGCCGCGACCCCCACTACGTCTGCGTGTCCACGGTGCACGGCGTCATGGAATGCCAGCGCGACGAGGCCGTGCGCCGCGCGCTCAACTCCAGCGGCCTCACCACGCCCGACGGGATGCCCCTGGTTTGGATCGCACGCCTGCGAGGGTTCCGCCACGTGCGGCGGGTGTACGGGCCGGACCTCATGCTGGCCGTGTGCGAGCGGTCGGTGGCGAAGGGGTATCGCCACTACCTGTACGGCGGGCAGCCGGGCGTGGCCGAGGCCCTGAAGTCGCGGCTGGAGCAGCGATTCCACGGCGTGCAGGTTGTGGGGGTGGATTGCCCACCCTTTGAGCCGCTCACGCCCGAGGAGGATCGCAAGGCGGTGGAGCGCATCAACGCCGCGCAGCCGGACATCGTCTGGGTGGGGATGAGCACGCCCAAACAGGACCTGTGGGCCGCCGAACATGTGGGGCGGATACACGCGCCCGTCATCATCGCCGTGGGGGCGGCGTTTGACTTCGTGTCGGGGCGCAAGCGCCAGGCACCGCGCTGGATGCGGAACAGCGGCCTGGAATGGCTGTTCCGCCTGATTCAGGAGCCGCGGCGGTTGTGGCGGCGCTACCTCATCTACAATCCGCTGTTCGTGTTTCGCCTTGCGGGCCAGTGGCTGGGCCTGCGCAAGTACACCCTGGACTGA